The following coding sequences are from one Streptomyces sp. NBC_01232 window:
- a CDS encoding nicotinate phosphoribosyltransferase produces the protein MNPADLGLPVDVPSTALFTDHYELTMLQAALANGTADRRSVFEVFTRRLPEGRRYGVVAGTGRVLDAVENFRFDGAVLEFLRERAVVDMRTLDWLASYRFSGDIWGYPEGEVYFPGSPVLRVEGSFAECVLLETVILSILNHDSAIAAAASRMSSAAGGRPLIEMGARRTHELAAVAASRAAYVGGFTSTSDLAAGFRYGIPTVGTSAHAFTLVHDSERDAFTAQVASLGRGTTLLVDTYDVAEAVRTAVEIAGPELGAVRIDSGDLLLVAHRVRQQLDELGATSTKIVVTSDLDEYAIASLAAAPVDAYGVGTQLVTGSGHPTCSMVYKLVARATSADPKAALAPVAKKSSGGKTSIGGRKWAARRRDAEGVAEAEVIGVGPVPAALADDQLLTQLVKAGEVVAREPLEAARDRHRAARAGLPLSATQLSRGEAVLPTEYV, from the coding sequence ATGAACCCTGCGGACCTGGGCCTGCCGGTGGACGTGCCGTCGACAGCGCTCTTCACGGACCATTACGAGCTCACGATGCTGCAGGCCGCACTGGCCAACGGCACCGCCGACCGACGCTCGGTCTTCGAGGTGTTCACCCGGCGGCTGCCCGAGGGACGCCGCTACGGGGTGGTCGCCGGAACCGGGCGGGTGCTCGACGCGGTGGAGAACTTCCGCTTCGACGGCGCCGTGCTGGAATTCCTGCGCGAACGGGCCGTCGTCGACATGCGGACCCTGGACTGGCTCGCCTCCTACCGCTTCTCCGGCGACATCTGGGGCTATCCGGAGGGGGAGGTCTACTTCCCCGGCTCCCCCGTCCTGCGGGTGGAGGGCAGCTTCGCCGAGTGCGTCCTGCTGGAGACCGTGATCCTGTCGATCCTGAACCACGACTCGGCCATCGCCGCGGCCGCCTCCCGGATGTCCTCGGCGGCGGGCGGACGCCCGCTGATCGAGATGGGCGCGCGGCGCACCCACGAGCTGGCCGCCGTCGCCGCGTCGCGGGCCGCGTACGTGGGCGGCTTCACCTCGACCTCGGACCTGGCGGCCGGATTCCGGTACGGCATCCCGACGGTCGGCACGAGCGCCCACGCCTTCACCCTGGTCCACGACAGCGAGCGGGACGCCTTCACCGCGCAGGTGGCCTCGCTGGGGCGGGGCACCACCCTGCTGGTGGACACCTACGACGTGGCCGAGGCGGTCCGCACGGCGGTGGAGATCGCCGGACCGGAGCTGGGCGCGGTCCGGATCGACTCCGGCGACCTGCTGCTGGTGGCCCACCGGGTACGGCAGCAGCTGGACGAGCTGGGCGCGACCTCGACGAAGATCGTGGTCACCTCGGACCTCGACGAGTACGCCATCGCCTCGCTGGCGGCGGCGCCGGTGGACGCGTACGGCGTGGGCACCCAGCTGGTGACGGGCAGCGGGCACCCGACGTGCTCGATGGTCTACAAGCTGGTGGCGCGGGCCACCTCGGCGGACCCCAAGGCTGCGCTGGCGCCGGTGGCGAAGAAGTCCTCGGGCGGGAAGACCTCGATCGGCGGCCGCAAGTGGGCCGCGCGGCGGCGGGACGCGGAGGGCGTGGCGGAGGCCGAGGTGATCGGCGTGGGTCCCGTGCCGGCGGCCCTGGCCGACGACCAGCTCCTGACCCAGCTGGTCAAGGCCGGCGAGGTGGTCGCCCGCGAGCCGCTGGAGGCCGCGCGGGACCGCCACCGCGCCGCCCGCGCGGGCCTGCCGCTCTCCGCGACACAGCTCTCCCGCGGCGAGGCCGTACTCCCGACCGAGTACGTCTAG
- a CDS encoding amino acid permease: MTSVQVEQHDKTPGEGTQGEGGEGYHRTLGARQIQMIAIGGAIGTGLFLGAGKAISKAGPSLILAYAIAGLVIFFIMRALGELLMYRPVSGSFSDYAREFLGPFWGYVTGWTYWLFWVVTGITEVTAAAQYMSYWTHDSFPQWAYALIFTVILYAANLISVKLFGELEFWFSMVKVTAIVGMILICAGILTIGFSDAADTATVSNLWNDGGFFPKGIGGTLMTLQIVMFAFLAVELVGVTAGESKDPEKTLPKAINTVPWRIAVFYVGALIMILSVVPWTHFQPGVSPFVAAFERMGLGIGAAIVNFVVLTAALSSCNSGMYSTGRMLRDLALNGQGPKFFTRLTKSGTPLIGTTFSAALMLVGVWINYVAPGKAFDYVVSFATISGMWAWIMILVCQIRYRAKADRGELPQSAFRAPGAPYTSWFALLFIGMVIVMMGADKDSRVSLYCAPLWGLILGVSYLVMKSRDPRAAAFSKAS; the protein is encoded by the coding sequence ATGACCTCTGTGCAGGTCGAGCAGCACGACAAGACGCCCGGTGAGGGCACACAGGGCGAGGGCGGCGAGGGCTACCACCGCACGCTCGGCGCCCGCCAGATCCAGATGATCGCCATCGGCGGGGCCATCGGCACCGGCCTGTTCCTGGGGGCGGGCAAGGCCATCTCCAAGGCCGGCCCGAGCCTGATCCTGGCGTACGCCATCGCCGGCCTGGTCATCTTCTTCATCATGCGGGCCCTGGGCGAGCTGCTCATGTACCGGCCCGTCTCCGGTTCCTTCTCGGACTACGCCCGCGAGTTCCTGGGTCCGTTCTGGGGATACGTCACCGGCTGGACCTACTGGCTGTTCTGGGTGGTCACCGGCATCACCGAGGTCACCGCGGCCGCGCAGTACATGTCGTACTGGACCCACGACAGCTTCCCGCAATGGGCCTACGCGCTGATCTTCACGGTCATCCTCTACGCCGCCAACCTGATCTCCGTGAAGCTCTTCGGTGAGCTGGAGTTCTGGTTCTCCATGGTCAAGGTCACCGCCATCGTCGGCATGATCCTGATCTGCGCCGGCATCCTCACCATCGGCTTCTCCGACGCGGCCGACACCGCCACCGTCTCCAACCTGTGGAACGACGGCGGCTTCTTCCCCAAGGGCATCGGCGGCACGCTGATGACCCTGCAGATCGTGATGTTCGCCTTCCTCGCGGTCGAGCTGGTCGGCGTCACCGCCGGCGAGTCCAAGGACCCCGAGAAGACCCTGCCCAAGGCCATCAACACCGTGCCGTGGCGCATCGCCGTCTTCTACGTCGGCGCGCTGATCATGATCCTATCGGTCGTCCCGTGGACGCACTTCCAGCCCGGCGTCTCGCCCTTCGTCGCCGCCTTCGAGCGCATGGGCCTCGGCATCGGCGCCGCAATCGTCAACTTCGTCGTGCTGACCGCCGCCCTGTCCTCCTGCAACTCGGGCATGTACTCCACCGGCCGCATGCTGCGCGACCTCGCCCTCAACGGCCAGGGCCCGAAGTTCTTCACCAGGCTCACCAAGAGCGGCACCCCGCTCATCGGCACCACCTTCTCCGCCGCGCTGATGCTGGTGGGCGTCTGGATCAACTACGTCGCCCCGGGCAAGGCCTTCGACTACGTCGTCTCCTTCGCCACCATCTCCGGCATGTGGGCCTGGATCATGATCCTGGTCTGCCAGATCCGCTACCGGGCCAAGGCCGACCGCGGCGAGCTGCCGCAGTCCGCGTTCCGCGCCCCCGGCGCCCCGTACACCAGCTGGTTCGCGCTGCTCTTCATCGGCATGGTCATCGTGATGATGGGCGCCGACAAGGACTCCCGCGTGTCGCTGTACTGCGCCCCCCTCTGGGGCCTGATCCTGGGCGTCTCGTACCTGGTCATGAAGTCCCGCGACCCGCGCGCCGCGGCCTTCAGCAAGGCCTCGTAA
- a CDS encoding M67 family metallopeptidase: MLTLTQALYDRIVEHARQDHPDEACGVVAGPAGTGRPERFVPMLNAARSPTFYEFDSKDLLKLYRDLDDRDEEPVIVYHSHTATEAYPSRTDVTYANEPGAHYVLVSTADKDGLGEFQFRSYRILDGVITEEEVQVVDAY; the protein is encoded by the coding sequence ATGCTGACCCTCACCCAGGCCCTGTACGACCGGATCGTCGAGCACGCCCGCCAGGACCACCCCGACGAGGCGTGCGGTGTCGTGGCCGGCCCGGCGGGCACCGGCCGCCCCGAGCGCTTCGTCCCGATGCTCAACGCGGCCCGCTCGCCCACGTTCTACGAGTTCGACTCGAAGGATCTGCTGAAGCTCTACCGCGATCTGGACGACCGCGACGAGGAGCCGGTGATCGTCTACCACTCGCACACCGCGACCGAGGCCTACCCCTCGCGCACGGACGTCACCTACGCGAACGAGCCCGGCGCCCACTACGTGCTCGTCTCGACGGCGGACAAGGACGGCCTCGGGGAGTTCCAGTTCCGCTCGTACCGGATCCTCGACGGAGTGATCACCGAGGAAGAAGTGCAGGTCGTCGACGCTTACTGA
- a CDS encoding DUF2017 domain-containing protein, whose protein sequence is MGGTFESLKGGGAAIALDEIEISILRSLAVQLLELIGPGRPEPAEDDDPLAALFAEGPSEPPSDPALARLFPDAYGSPDGDGDKGVDPEEIAARAAEFRRFTENDLRARKREDALAVVHSLNGLTPAGDGAAVLELSGELPLRWLGALNDLRLTIAARLDITEDDESAMLFRLPDEDPRKPMVMAYLWLGGLQETLIETL, encoded by the coding sequence ATGGGCGGCACCTTCGAGTCCCTCAAGGGCGGCGGCGCCGCCATCGCGCTCGACGAGATCGAGATCTCGATCCTTCGTTCCCTGGCCGTCCAGTTGCTGGAGCTGATCGGACCCGGCCGGCCGGAGCCCGCCGAGGACGACGACCCGCTCGCCGCACTGTTCGCCGAGGGTCCCTCCGAGCCTCCGTCCGACCCGGCGCTGGCCCGGCTCTTCCCCGACGCGTACGGGTCCCCCGACGGCGACGGTGACAAGGGCGTGGACCCGGAGGAGATCGCCGCCCGTGCGGCGGAGTTCCGCCGCTTCACCGAGAACGACCTGCGCGCCCGCAAGCGCGAGGACGCGCTGGCGGTCGTGCACAGCCTGAACGGGCTCACCCCGGCCGGCGACGGGGCGGCGGTGCTGGAGCTGTCCGGCGAGCTGCCGCTGCGCTGGCTCGGCGCGCTCAACGACCTGCGACTGACCATCGCGGCCCGCCTGGACATCACCGAGGACGACGAGAGCGCGATGCTGTTCCGGCTGCCGGACGAGGACCCGCGCAAGCCGATGGTGATGGCGTACCTGTGGCTCGGCGGTCTCCAGGAGACCTTGATCGAAACCCTCTGA
- a CDS encoding DUF488 domain-containing protein, which translates to MTREPVIRLRRVYDAPDPAADGVRVLVDRLWPRGLAKAAAGVDEWPKAVTPSSELRKWFHAGGSAREFRERYEAELAEPEAVAELDRLRGLIGGGPVTLLTAVKDPASSHAAVLAELLSD; encoded by the coding sequence GTGACACGGGAGCCGGTGATCCGCCTGCGGCGGGTGTACGACGCGCCGGATCCGGCGGCGGACGGGGTGCGGGTCCTGGTGGACCGGCTCTGGCCGCGGGGTCTGGCGAAGGCGGCGGCCGGGGTGGACGAGTGGCCGAAGGCGGTGACGCCGTCTTCGGAGCTGCGGAAGTGGTTCCACGCGGGCGGGTCGGCGCGGGAGTTCCGGGAACGGTACGAGGCGGAGCTGGCGGAGCCGGAGGCGGTGGCGGAGCTGGATCGCCTCCGCGGGTTGATCGGGGGCGGGCCGGTGACGCTGCTGACCGCGGTCAAGGACCCGGCTTCCAGCCACGCGGCCGTGCTCGCGGAGCTGCTGTCCGACTAG
- a CDS encoding MoaD/ThiS family protein: protein MAIEVRIPTILRTYTEGEKAVSGEGATLADLFADLETRHKGIEERIVDGGQLRRFVNVYLNDEDVRFLDGISTALKDGDSVTILPAVAGGSK from the coding sequence ATGGCCATCGAGGTCCGCATCCCCACCATCCTCCGCACCTACACCGAAGGCGAGAAGGCCGTCTCCGGCGAGGGCGCGACCCTCGCCGACCTCTTCGCCGACCTGGAGACCCGCCACAAGGGCATTGAGGAGCGCATCGTCGACGGCGGCCAGCTGCGCCGCTTCGTCAACGTCTACCTGAACGACGAGGACGTCCGCTTCCTCGACGGCATCTCCACCGCGCTCAAGGACGGCGACAGCGTCACCATCCTCCCGGCCGTGGCCGGCGGATCGAAGTAA
- a CDS encoding MBL fold metallo-hydrolase gives MKLTVVGCSGSFPSAESACSSYLVEADGFRLLLDMGNGALGELQRHSGLYDLDAIFLSHLHADHCIDMCAYFVARYYRHEGGRCGTIPVYGPEGTERRLTTAYDDVPDERSMSEVFDFRTLKSGNFEIGPFQVRTERVSHPVEAYGIRIEHAGRSLTYSGDTGTCPELGLLADGVDLFLCESSFTHGKEDIPGLHLNGRQAGEYAAGGGVGRLVLTHIPPWTDPEQNLADARAVYGGRVDLAHAGAVYEI, from the coding sequence ATGAAGCTCACCGTCGTCGGCTGTTCGGGGTCGTTCCCCTCCGCGGAATCGGCCTGTTCGAGCTACCTCGTCGAGGCCGACGGCTTCCGGCTGCTCCTCGACATGGGCAACGGCGCCCTCGGCGAGCTCCAGCGCCACAGCGGCCTCTACGACCTCGACGCGATCTTCCTGAGCCACCTGCACGCGGACCACTGCATCGACATGTGCGCGTACTTCGTCGCCCGCTACTACCGGCACGAGGGCGGCCGCTGCGGCACCATCCCCGTCTACGGGCCCGAGGGCACCGAGCGGCGCCTCACCACCGCCTACGACGACGTCCCCGACGAGCGCTCCATGAGCGAGGTCTTCGACTTCCGCACGCTGAAGTCCGGGAACTTCGAGATCGGCCCCTTCCAGGTCCGCACCGAGCGGGTCTCCCACCCGGTCGAGGCGTACGGCATCCGCATCGAGCACGCCGGCCGCTCGCTCACGTACTCCGGGGACACCGGCACCTGCCCCGAGCTGGGCCTGCTCGCCGACGGCGTCGACCTCTTCCTGTGCGAGTCCTCCTTCACGCACGGCAAGGAGGACATCCCGGGCCTGCACCTGAACGGCCGCCAGGCGGGCGAGTACGCGGCCGGCGGCGGCGTGGGCCGGCTCGTCCTCACCCACATCCCGCCGTGGACCGACCCCGAGCAGAACCTCGCCGACGCCCGCGCGGTCTACGGCGGCCGGGTCGACCTGGCGCACGCGGGCGCGGTGTACGAGATCTGA
- the clpS gene encoding ATP-dependent Clp protease adapter ClpS: MGRVSVAPVEIERTESAEETFAVPEPDVPWVTLVHNDPVNLMSYVAYVFQAYFGYSKDVAHKLMLDVHHKGRAVVSSGTREEMERDVQAMHGYGLWATLTQDRN, translated from the coding sequence ATGGGACGAGTGAGTGTTGCTCCTGTTGAGATCGAACGCACCGAATCGGCCGAAGAGACCTTCGCGGTCCCCGAACCCGACGTCCCCTGGGTGACCCTGGTGCACAACGACCCGGTCAACCTCATGAGCTACGTGGCGTACGTGTTCCAGGCGTACTTCGGCTATTCCAAGGACGTGGCACACAAGTTGATGCTCGATGTCCATCACAAGGGACGGGCGGTCGTCTCGAGCGGCACCCGCGAGGAAATGGAGCGCGACGTGCAGGCCATGCACGGCTACGGCCTGTGGGCGACCCTCACGCAGGACCGCAACTGA
- a CDS encoding PTS transporter subunit EIIC: MSAESATAVPQPKWWNGLFQALQKMGRSLQLPIAVLPAAGILNRFGQPDMFGAEGLGWTDVAKVMAAAGGALLNSDLGLPLLFCVGVAIGMAKKADGSTALAAVVGFLVYRSVLRIFPTPCPTGTKDIGGGCLGPDDTFAEYTFQNPGVFGGIVMGLLAAWFWQRYHRVKLVDWLGFFNGRRLVPIIMTFVAIAFAVICLWIWPPIGDGLESFSDWLVGLGSWGAGIFGIANRALLVIGLHQFLNVPVWFQFGSYTKPDGQVVHGDIPMFLAGDPDAGQFLSGFFPIMMFALPAAALAITHCAKPQRRKEVGGLMLSVALTSFVTGITEPLEYSFLFVAPALYAVHAVLTGVSMAVTWALGVHDGFSFSAGLIDYVINWGLATKPWLIIPIGLAFAVVYYAIFRFAITKFDIPTPGRESDEEIAAMQAENTKA, from the coding sequence ATGAGCGCGGAGAGCGCCACCGCAGTGCCGCAACCGAAGTGGTGGAACGGCCTGTTCCAGGCGCTGCAGAAAATGGGCCGGAGCCTGCAGCTGCCGATCGCCGTCCTCCCCGCGGCCGGCATCCTCAACCGCTTCGGCCAGCCGGACATGTTCGGCGCGGAGGGCCTCGGCTGGACGGACGTCGCCAAGGTCATGGCGGCCGCGGGCGGCGCCCTGCTCAACTCCGACCTCGGCCTGCCGCTCCTCTTCTGCGTCGGCGTCGCGATCGGCATGGCCAAGAAGGCGGACGGCTCGACCGCCCTGGCCGCGGTGGTCGGTTTCCTCGTCTACCGGAGCGTGCTGCGGATCTTCCCCACTCCCTGCCCGACGGGGACGAAGGACATCGGGGGCGGCTGCCTGGGGCCGGACGACACCTTCGCCGAGTACACCTTCCAGAATCCGGGGGTCTTCGGCGGCATCGTCATGGGCCTGCTCGCCGCCTGGTTCTGGCAGCGCTACCACCGGGTCAAGCTGGTGGACTGGCTCGGCTTCTTCAACGGCCGCCGGCTGGTCCCGATCATCATGACCTTCGTCGCGATCGCCTTCGCCGTCATCTGCCTGTGGATCTGGCCGCCGATCGGCGACGGGCTGGAGAGCTTCTCGGACTGGCTGGTCGGCCTGGGCTCCTGGGGTGCCGGCATCTTCGGCATCGCGAACCGGGCGCTGCTGGTGATCGGCCTGCACCAGTTCCTGAACGTGCCGGTGTGGTTCCAGTTCGGCAGCTACACCAAGCCGGACGGCCAGGTCGTGCACGGTGACATCCCGATGTTCCTGGCGGGCGACCCGGATGCCGGTCAGTTCCTCTCCGGCTTCTTCCCGATCATGATGTTCGCCCTGCCGGCCGCGGCCCTGGCGATCACGCATTGCGCGAAGCCTCAGCGGCGCAAGGAGGTGGGCGGGCTGATGCTGTCGGTGGCCCTGACCTCGTTCGTCACGGGCATCACCGAGCCGCTGGAGTACTCGTTCCTGTTCGTGGCGCCCGCGCTGTACGCGGTCCACGCGGTGCTGACGGGCGTCTCGATGGCGGTGACCTGGGCGCTGGGTGTCCACGACGGCTTCAGCTTCTCGGCCGGCCTGATCGACTACGTCATCAACTGGGGGCTGGCGACGAAGCCCTGGCTGATCATTCCGATCGGTCTCGCCTTCGCGGTCGTCTACTACGCGATCTTCCGCTTCGCGATCACGAAGTTCGACATCCCCACCCCGGGGCGGGAGTCGGACGAGGAGATCGCGGCGATGCAGGCGGAGAACACCAAGGCCTGA
- a CDS encoding isochorismatase family protein, producing the protein MHRALIVVDVQNDFCEGGSLAVTGGADVAAAVTEYIGQATPAYRHVVATRDHHVDPGSHFAHPPAEPDFETSWPVHCVAGTEGVGFHPNFAPAVASGAVAAVFDKGAYEAAYSGFEGADENGATLGQWLRDRQVTEVDVVGIATDHCVRATALDAARAGFGTRVLLDLTAAVAPHTTARALDELRAAGVTLVGGQTARTAQDAP; encoded by the coding sequence ATGCACCGCGCACTGATCGTCGTCGACGTACAGAACGACTTCTGCGAGGGCGGCAGCCTCGCGGTCACCGGCGGAGCCGACGTCGCCGCCGCCGTCACCGAGTACATCGGGCAGGCCACGCCCGCGTACCGGCACGTCGTCGCCACCCGCGACCACCACGTCGACCCCGGGTCGCACTTCGCGCACCCCCCGGCCGAGCCGGACTTCGAGACCTCCTGGCCCGTCCACTGCGTCGCCGGGACCGAGGGCGTGGGCTTCCACCCGAACTTCGCCCCGGCCGTCGCCTCGGGAGCCGTCGCCGCCGTCTTCGACAAGGGCGCGTACGAGGCCGCGTACAGCGGTTTCGAGGGCGCCGACGAGAACGGGGCGACCCTCGGCCAGTGGCTGCGGGACCGGCAGGTCACCGAGGTGGACGTGGTCGGCATCGCCACCGACCACTGCGTGCGGGCCACCGCCCTCGACGCCGCCCGCGCCGGCTTCGGCACCCGCGTCCTGCTGGACCTGACGGCCGCCGTGGCCCCGCACACGACCGCACGGGCCCTGGACGAGCTCCGTGCGGCCGGTGTGACCCTCGTCGGCGGCCAGACGGCCCGGACCGCCCAGGACGCGCCCTGA
- a CDS encoding putative leader peptide, with product MVSHDVSIETPGRLLLVARLHVDLCRLASAICPAL from the coding sequence ATGGTTTCCCACGACGTGAGCATCGAGACGCCCGGCAGGCTACTGCTCGTGGCGCGGCTGCACGTCGACCTGTGCCGCCTCGCCAGTGCCATCTGTCCTGCGCTCTGA
- a CDS encoding PLP-dependent cysteine synthase family protein, with protein sequence MRYDSPLAAVGNTPLVRLPRLSPSDNVRIWAKLEDRNPTGSIKDRPALHMVEQAEKDGRLYPGCTILEPTSGNTGISLAMAAKLKGYRIVCVMPENTSQERRDLLAMWGAEIIPSPAAGGSNTAVRVAKELAAEHPDWVMLYQYGNPDNAGAHYATTGPEILADLPSITHFVAGLGTTGTLMGVGRYLREHVDGIKIVAAEPRYDDLVYGLRNLDEGFVPELYDASVLTTRFSVGSADAVTRTRELLQQEGIFAGVSTGAALHAAIGVGRKAVAAGESADIVFVVADGGWKYLSTGVYTAATTEEAIEVLQGQLWA encoded by the coding sequence ATGCGCTACGACTCCCCGCTGGCCGCGGTCGGCAACACGCCGCTGGTCCGGCTGCCCCGGCTCTCGCCCTCGGACAACGTCCGCATCTGGGCGAAGCTGGAGGACCGCAACCCGACCGGCTCGATCAAGGACCGCCCCGCGCTCCACATGGTCGAGCAGGCCGAGAAGGACGGCCGGCTGTACCCCGGCTGCACCATCCTCGAGCCCACCTCGGGCAACACCGGCATCTCGCTGGCGATGGCGGCCAAGCTCAAGGGCTACCGCATCGTGTGCGTGATGCCGGAGAACACCAGCCAGGAGCGGCGCGACCTGCTGGCCATGTGGGGAGCCGAGATCATCCCGTCGCCGGCCGCCGGCGGCTCGAACACCGCGGTCCGGGTGGCCAAGGAACTGGCCGCGGAGCACCCGGACTGGGTGATGCTCTACCAGTACGGCAACCCCGACAACGCGGGCGCGCACTACGCCACCACGGGCCCGGAGATCCTCGCGGACCTCCCCTCCATCACCCACTTCGTCGCGGGCCTGGGCACCACCGGCACCCTCATGGGCGTCGGCCGCTACCTGCGCGAACACGTGGACGGCATCAAGATCGTCGCCGCCGAGCCGCGCTACGACGACCTCGTCTACGGGCTGCGCAACCTGGACGAGGGCTTCGTCCCGGAGCTCTACGACGCCTCCGTGCTCACCACCCGCTTCTCGGTGGGCTCGGCGGACGCGGTGACCCGTACGCGCGAGCTGCTCCAGCAGGAGGGCATCTTCGCGGGAGTCTCCACCGGAGCCGCCCTGCACGCGGCGATCGGCGTCGGCCGCAAGGCGGTGGCCGCCGGCGAGTCGGCCGACATCGTCTTCGTCGTGGCCGACGGCGGCTGGAAGTACCTCTCGACGGGCGTCTACACGGCCGCGACCACCGAGGAAGCCATCGAGGTCCTCCAGGGCCAGCTCTGGGCGTAG
- a CDS encoding PTS transporter subunit EIIC, with protein MAVMQRIGRSLMLPVAVMPAAALLVRFGQDDMLARASFPDFVQKLASYMAAGGDAILGNMALLFCVGIAIGFAKKSDGSTALAAVAGYLVFQKVLATFTDSSLPKVAKVVGDKIVHVDAPVNAGVLGGVVMGIVVALLYQKFYRTKLPDWAGFFGGRRLVPILSSFAGLAIGIVFGLIWPVLGAGIHNFSEWLVGSGAVGAGIFGVANRALIPIGMHHLLNSFPWFQAGTYNDAGTDYHGDIARFLHGDPTAGQFMTGFFPIMMFALPAACLAITHAARPERRKVVGGMMLSLALTAFVTGVTEPIEFTFMFIAPVLYVIHAILTGVSMALTWALGMKDGFGFSAGAVDYLLNLGKATNPLGLAVVGLCFAVLYYVIFRFAITKFNIPTPGRESDEELAEMAKAEAK; from the coding sequence ATGGCCGTCATGCAGCGCATCGGCCGGAGCCTCATGCTCCCCGTCGCCGTGATGCCCGCCGCCGCGCTGCTGGTCCGCTTCGGCCAGGACGACATGCTGGCACGCGCCTCATTCCCCGACTTCGTCCAGAAGCTCGCCAGCTACATGGCCGCCGGCGGCGACGCCATCCTCGGCAACATGGCGCTGCTCTTCTGCGTCGGCATCGCGATCGGCTTCGCCAAGAAGTCGGACGGCTCCACCGCCCTGGCGGCGGTCGCCGGCTACCTGGTCTTCCAGAAGGTGCTCGCCACCTTCACCGACAGCAGCCTCCCGAAGGTCGCCAAGGTCGTGGGCGACAAGATCGTCCACGTCGATGCCCCGGTCAACGCCGGTGTGCTCGGCGGCGTGGTGATGGGCATCGTCGTCGCCCTGCTGTACCAGAAGTTCTACCGGACCAAGCTGCCGGACTGGGCGGGCTTCTTCGGCGGTCGCCGCCTCGTCCCGATCCTGTCCTCCTTCGCGGGCCTGGCCATCGGCATCGTCTTCGGTCTGATCTGGCCGGTCCTCGGCGCCGGCATCCACAACTTCAGCGAGTGGCTGGTCGGATCCGGCGCTGTCGGCGCGGGCATCTTCGGCGTCGCCAACCGTGCGCTCATCCCGATCGGCATGCACCACCTGCTCAACTCCTTCCCGTGGTTCCAGGCGGGCACGTACAACGACGCCGGCACCGACTACCACGGTGACATCGCCCGCTTCCTGCACGGCGACCCGACCGCGGGCCAGTTCATGACCGGCTTCTTCCCGATCATGATGTTCGCCCTCCCGGCCGCCTGCCTCGCGATCACCCACGCGGCCCGTCCCGAGCGCCGCAAGGTCGTCGGCGGCATGATGCTCTCCCTCGCGCTCACCGCCTTCGTCACAGGTGTGACCGAGCCGATCGAGTTCACGTTCATGTTCATCGCCCCGGTGCTGTACGTGATCCACGCGATTCTGACCGGTGTCTCCATGGCGCTGACCTGGGCCCTCGGCATGAAGGACGGCTTCGGCTTCTCCGCCGGCGCGGTCGACTACCTGCTGAACCTCGGCAAGGCCACCAACCCCCTGGGCCTCGCGGTCGTGGGTCTCTGCTTCGCGGTCCTGTACTACGTGATCTTCCGCTTCGCGATCACCAAGTTCAACATCCCCACCCCGGGCCGCGAGTCCGACGAGGAGCTGGCCGAGATGGCCAAGGCCGAGGCCAAGTAG